ATGGAAACCTGAAAAAGTGGTGCAGGTGGAGGGACCAAATCGTCAACATACTCTCTATTACTGGGTTGTCCCCAAACAGATTCCGGCAAATCTACGCTAAGCCTAGTTAGTTTGAGTTAATGGTGTGATGGGGTGAAGAATCGCTGATTTTCCTTCACTCCATTCTTAAATCTACCTATCTGTCCGCTTCCCCAAAGAAAGTTAATTGACGAGCAACAGATTAAATATAAAAACTCAGTTGAACAGAAAACAAACAACTTTAACTTGTTGGCGAGCAATGCTCGTAGCTGTCCTGGTTTCCTTACCTACAGCTAGTGTAGGACAACCTGGGCGTGCTGGAGCAGATGTTGAAGCTTTGGTTGAGCTTGGTCCACGAGTTGCAGGAACGCCAGTGATGGAAAAGGCTAGCAACTATCTGATCGAGGAGTACCGTAAGGCTGGCTATGTCACACAAGTTCAGACCTTCACTTACTCAAAGTTTGAAGAACTGAGAGCAAGCCTGACTGTGGGCGGAACGACAATTAACGGTCGGGCATTAAATGGATCGGTGGCTGGCAAGATAAATGCACCTCTGGTTACAGTCCCTAATGTGGGGAGACCTGCTGATTTCGCTAAGGTAGATGTTAAAGGTGCGATCGCCATCGTCCGGCGCGGCGAGATCCGCTTTCTCGAAAAGGCTCAAAATGCAGCGAATGCTGGAGCGATCGCTTTAGTTATCGTTAACACCGAACCCGGTAATTTTTACGGCACACTCGGCGGTGCAGCCAAAATTCCGGTGCTGGCGCTTACGGGTGAGCAAGGTAATCCTTTAATCAAGCGTGCCCACACTGAGCGGCTCAAGGTTGGTATGAACGTAAATACTCGCCAGCGAGTGGTTACAGGGCGTAACGTTATAGCTCATCTTAAGGGTGTTACCAAACCCAGTGTGTTGCTTGGTGGTCACTACGATTCAGTATCTGGTTCACCAGGCGCGAACGATAATGCTTCAGGAACAGCAGTTGTCCTCGAAATTGCCCGGAGATTGTCTGGCACGCCCCTCGGTCGTCAAGCTTGGTTTGTAGCCTTTGATGGCGAGGAAGATGGTCTACACGGTTCTAGAGCCTTTGTAAGTGCCGCTCAGCCGCAGTTCCTCTCAGGCCTCAAGGGGATGCTGAACTTCGATATGGTTGGTGTTAATGACAACTTGCGTGTCGGTGGTACACCGTCTCTGACTGCGCTTGCCAAAGCGGCTAAAAATTCGATTTCAACCTTTGAGTCCTATAGTGGCAGCGATCATGCACCGTTTGCAGCTGCGGATGTGCCAGTGTTGTTCTTTTATCGAGGTCAAGAACCGAACTACCATACGCCTAATGATAAGCAGGTAGACACAAGGCTGCTCGATGAAACTGCTCAGGTAGGACTTGATGTCGTCAAGCAACTGCTGATGTCTAACTCTACTTCATCTTTTAAACCCCAAACCTGCAATGTCTCTTAATTTTTCTCTAAACAAGTCGGTCACTTATTTGTCTTTGTTGTTTGTTGGAGCTACGGCAAGTCTACTGGGAACGCAACTCCTGCCTACAAATGCAGTGCTGGTTCAGCAACAAGTGGCGCAGTTGCCTTCCGCGTTACCAGGCAACACCGATTCTAACTTTATTGCTGCTGCTGTAGAAAGAACTGGACCTGCGGTAGTGCGGATCGATTCTTCTCGCACAATGAGAAATCGCTCGGCGCGACCTGGAGGACGGGTTGTGCAAGGTACAGGTTCTGGCTTTATTATCCAGTCGGATGGTTTGATTTTGACGAATGCCCATGTTGTCAATCGAGCCGATACCGTGACCGTTACGTTAAGGGACGGTCGTAACTTCACAGGTAAGGTTTTAGGTCAAGATCAACTAACAGATGTGGCAGTAGTGAAAATTCAGGCTAACAATCTACCAGCTGTGAATCTCGGCAATTCGGAGCAGCTGCGACCAGGAGAATGGGCGATCGCGATCGGTAATCCCTTGGGGCTAGATAATACAGTTACCGCCGGTATCATCAGCGCCACAGGACGTTCTAGTAGTGATGTAGGTGTACCTGATAAACGCATTGGCTTTATCCAGACAGATGCAGCGATTAATCCTGGCAATTCAGGTGGTCCACTGTTGAATCAACAAGGACAGGTAATCGGGATGAACACCGCTATTATTGGGGGTGCCCAAGGATTGGGATTTGCTATTCCAATCAATAGAGCTCAACAGATCGCCAACCAGTTAATTGCTGAAGGTAGGGTGACTCATCCTTACTTGGGAGTTCAGATGACAACCCTCACACCCGATCTTAGAGAAACCCTCAGCCGTGATTCTAATGGCAGGGTGCAAGTGCAACCAA
This window of the Chroococcidiopsis sp. CCMEE 29 genome carries:
- a CDS encoding M28 family metallopeptidase encodes the protein MLVAVLVSLPTASVGQPGRAGADVEALVELGPRVAGTPVMEKASNYLIEEYRKAGYVTQVQTFTYSKFEELRASLTVGGTTINGRALNGSVAGKINAPLVTVPNVGRPADFAKVDVKGAIAIVRRGEIRFLEKAQNAANAGAIALVIVNTEPGNFYGTLGGAAKIPVLALTGEQGNPLIKRAHTERLKVGMNVNTRQRVVTGRNVIAHLKGVTKPSVLLGGHYDSVSGSPGANDNASGTAVVLEIARRLSGTPLGRQAWFVAFDGEEDGLHGSRAFVSAAQPQFLSGLKGMLNFDMVGVNDNLRVGGTPSLTALAKAAKNSISTFESYSGSDHAPFAAADVPVLFFYRGQEPNYHTPNDKQVDTRLLDETAQVGLDVVKQLLMSNSTSSFKPQTCNVS
- a CDS encoding HhoA/HhoB/HtrA family serine endopeptidase, which gives rise to MSLNFSLNKSVTYLSLLFVGATASLLGTQLLPTNAVLVQQQVAQLPSALPGNTDSNFIAAAVERTGPAVVRIDSSRTMRNRSARPGGRVVQGTGSGFIIQSDGLILTNAHVVNRADTVTVTLRDGRNFTGKVLGQDQLTDVAVVKIQANNLPAVNLGNSEQLRPGEWAIAIGNPLGLDNTVTAGIISATGRSSSDVGVPDKRIGFIQTDAAINPGNSGGPLLNQQGQVIGMNTAIIGGAQGLGFAIPINRAQQIANQLIAEGRVTHPYLGVQMTTLTPDLRETLSRDSNGRVQVQPNQGVVIVGVAQNSPAARAGLRTGDVIQQINGQAVKTAADVQQAVENSRIGVSLPLQVSRNGSNLTVSISPAEFPTS